TGAGTGGATAGCAGAAGGACCTGGAAAGGTCTTCCATAGAGGGTGAGAGGCCCGTATGCGAAATTTTATTCACACCTTAGGGAACCCCTGAGTACCGCGGGGCACGTGGAACCCCGTGGGAAGCTGGGAGGACCATCTTCCAAGGCTAAATACTCCTCAGCGACCGATAGTGAACAAGTACCGTGAGGGAAAGGTGAAAAGCACCCCGGGAGGGGAGTGAAATAGTACCTGAAACCGTTTGCCTACAAGCAGTGGGAGGACGATGATTCTTCGGAATCTGTCTGACCGCGTGCCTTTTGCATAATGAGTCAGCGAGTTACTTTCTGTGGCAAGGTTAAGCCGCTAGGTGGAGCCGAAGCGAAAGCGAGTCCGAATAGGGCGATTGAGTTGCAGGGAGTAGACCCGAAACCAGGTGATCTATCCATGGCCAGGGTGAAGTCTCGGTAACACGAGATGGAGGCCCGAACCCACTAAGGTTGAAAACTTAGGGGATGAGCTGTGGATAGGAGTGAAAGGCTAATCAAACCTGGAAATAGCTGGTTCTCCCCGAAATGCATTGAGGTGCAGCCTCGAGGCGAGAATAACGGAGGTAGAGCACTGAATGGGCTAGGGGTCTTACCGGATTACCAAACCCAATCAAACTGCGAATGCCGTTATATCATCCTCGGGAGTGAGACTACGGGAGATAAGTTCCGTGGTCGAGAGGGAAAGAGCCCAGACCGTCAGCTAAGGTCCCGAAATGGATGCTAAGTGGGAAAGGATGTGGATACGCACAGACAACCAGGAGGTTGGCTTAGAAGCAGCCATCCTTTAAAGAAAGCGTAACAGCTCACTGGTCCAGTGTGCCTGCGCCGAAAATTTAACGGGGCTAAGCATTCTACCGAAGCTGCGGCAAGGTCTTCGGATCTTGGGTAGGGGAGCATTGCAGTGACCGTTGAAGGTGTACCGAGAGGAGCGCTGGAGGAGCTGCAAGAGATTATGCTGACATGAGTAACGATAAAGCGGGTGAGAATCCCGCTCGCCGTAAGCCTAAGGTTTCCTGGGTAAAGGTCGTCTGCCCAGGGTTAGTCGGTCCCTAAGCTGAGGCCGAAAGGCGTAGGTGATGGGAAACAGGTTAATAGTCCTGTACCACCGGGTTAGCGTTCGAGTGAAGGGGGGACGTAGAAGGGTAGGCCGGCCGGGTGATGGAAGTCCCGGTTCAAGCCAGTAGGCGGAGGTTCCAGGCAAATCCGGAGCCTTGGTAACGCCGAGAGGTGATGAGGAGGGCGAAAGCCCATAAACTGGTTGATCCCAGGCTACCAAGAAAAGCCTCTAGCGAGCTGACCAGGTGACCGTACCGCAAACCGACACAGGTAGGCGAGGAGAGAATCCTCAGGCGCGTGAGAGAACCCTGTTTAAGGAACTCGGCAAAATAACACCGTAACTTCGGGAGAAGGTGTGCCCTCATTAGGTGAAGAGACTGGCTCTTGGAGCCGAAGGGGGTTGCAGAGAAATGGCGGTAGCGACTGTTTACTAAAAACATAGGACTCTGCAAAGTCGCAAGACGACGTATAGGGTCTGACGCCTGCCCGGTGCTGGAAGGTTAAGGGGAGATGTCATCGCAAGAGAAGCGTTGAACCGAAGCCCCAGTAAACGGCGGCCGTAACTATAACGGTCCTAAGGTAGCGAAATTCCTTGTCGGGTAAGTTCCGACCTGCACGAATGGCGTAACGACTTCCGCACTGTCTCAAACAGGGACTCAGTGAAATTGCAGTCTCGGTGCAGATACCGAGTACCCGCGGCTAGACGGAAAGACCCCGTGCACCTTTACTATAGCTTGGCATTGGATTTTGGGCGTGTATGTGTAGGATAGGTGGGAGGCGGAGAAACGGGAGCGCCAGCTCTCGCGGAGCCAACCTTGAAATACCACCCTTATGCGTTTAGAGTTCTAACCCGGAAGAGTTATCCTCTTCGGGGACAGTGCCTGGTGGGTAGTTTGACTGGGGCGGTCGCCTCCCAAAGAGTAACGGAGGCGCGCGAAGGTTCCCTCAGGCTGATTGGAAACCAGCCGTAGAGTGTAAAGGCAGAAGGGAGCCTGACTGTGAGAGAGACATCTCGATCAGGGACGAAAGTCGGTCTTAGTGATCCGGCGGTTCCGCATGGAAGGGCCGTCGCTCAACGGATAAAAGGTACGCCGGGGATAACAGGCTGATAACCCCCAAGAGTTCACATCGACGGGGTTGTTTGGCACCTCGATGTCGGCTCATCGCATCCTGGGGCTGGAGCAGGTCCCAAGGGTTCGGCTGTTCGCCGATTAAAGCGGTACGTGAGCTGGGTTTAAAACGTCGTGAGACAGTTTGGTCCCTATCTACCGTGGGCGCAGGAATTTTGAGGGGATCTGTCCCTAGTACGAGAGGACCGGGATGGACGAACCACTGGTGTACCAGTTGTTCCGCCAGGGGCATAGCTGGGTAGCTAAGTTCGGAAGGGATAACCGCTGAAAGCATCTAAGCGGGAAGCCCACCCCAAGATGAGAGTTCCCCTCCGGGAGCGATCCCGGGCTGAAGGCCCCTCGTAGACTACGAGGTTGATAGGTCGGGTGTGTAAGCACAGCAATGTGTTGAGCTAACCGATACTAATTGGCCGTGCGGCTTGACCATCCTCAAGGCAACCGATTGAAACCAGGAAGAGCTTCTTAAATAAAACCCCTGTTCAGTTGTAAGCTTCCCCATATTGGGGCGGTGGCTAGAGCGAGGAGGATACACCCGTTCCCATCCCGAACACGGTCGTTAAGCTCCTCTGCGCCGATGGTACTGCGTGGGTGACTGCGTGGGAGAGTAGGGCGCTGCCGCCCCATCCCCTTTTTTACCCCTCCATTCCTTTCTCTTTTGTTCCCTCACCTCTATGGTTTCTTTGCAAATGTCTTCTTTTCCCCAAAAAACAGCCGGCGCTCAGGCAAGCGTTTTCCTTGCAGATGTTTTTGCCCTTCCATCCTTATGGTTTTCCGTGATTTCTCATGGTTGAATAGAAAATACCAGAGATGCCTGCCATTTCCAGCCTAAGGCCTTGGGTGCGAATCGCGCTTATGGGACGAAGCTTTTATGTGGCAGTTAATGTATCTTACTCTTTTCCCCCCCATTCCTTCGTCCCATGCAGCGCAAATTCCAATCGAACAATGAATGCCAAAATATCAAGAGAGAATCGTCTCATACATCATGCACTGCTACTCTACAGCCTTGATGTTTTTCTTTGCCCAATTGATCAGTTCGTCATAAGTTGTTCCTTTCGGAAAGAATTCAACGAGACCTAATGACTTCAATTGAGGGACGTATTTTACGTCGAGAAGCCCCCCTGCAGTGACTTGAATATACGAAATGCCGTGTTCTTTCATAGAGTCGAAGAGGTTTTTGAATTGAGTAACAATATCCGCTCCATGCAGCACAGTGATTCCGATATGATCCACGGACTCCTGTATGGCAGAAGCGACAATTGCTCTGGGGTCCTGGAGATCTGTGTAAATAACCTCAAACCCGGCTTCTCCGAAAGCTCTTGCAAGTTTTAACATTGCTTGCTCGTGACCTTCTCCGAACTTTGCCATCAAAATTCTGATTTTTCTCTCTTCCATGCCTATCTCCTGTAAATGGTTACTTTGTCAAATATAGTCCATTCTTCTAAAATGCTGTGCATGTGAGAACTCCGTTTTTCTTTTAGTGTTAAACATGGTTAAGAATGTCAGATTCCGAAAAATAGGAGATGGTGGATCCCGCTCGAGCCTGGAAAACGGAATGGAGTGTATTTGAGCTGGTGCATGCATAATACTCTTGGAGTGAAGAGAAACGCCAGATGTTTGTGCTCTTTCGTCTCCTTCGTCAGGCAAATCAAAAAAATGAATCGTTTCGAAAGATCTGATTCAAACCTATAGTTCACGAATTCTGACGAAATCGCTGGAGGAATTTTGCGAATCCACTTCTTGTTTCATGTAATATCTGGACAGTGGTAAGTTTTCCCGAAGCTTGGTCTATTCAGAGCGTAAGTTGACGATTTTAAAGCTAAACGATTTATGCTTGTTTTTGCCGTAGTGTCAAAGTGGAATCTTGTAAAATCAACCACTTATAGAAAACTTTCCACTGTCCAGGTAATATGAGAAAAGTTTATGTCGGTCACTGAAATTACGTGACTCTGTAACATAGTTGTAACATTGGAAGAATACCATAACGAAAATTACGGCGCCGCGTAAGTTTTTGAGATGTCTTAGAGGATGTCTGAAAATTCCCCCCTTGAGGGGGGTAGGGGGGTGTCAAGATTTCGCGAACCAGAAAAACACCGCCCTTGGTCTCCCTCAAGGGGGGAATCGAAGCAGGTTCGGCTCCCAAACAGAGGAATTTTCAGACAGCCTCTTAGGGTTTGTTGGTACATGTGAGAAAACGGATCGATGAACAAACACATTGGAGGAAACTGATGCTTAAAGTGAAGTGGTCGTTTTTGTCTTCGTTACTTTTGCTGGGTTTTGCCGTGAATACGGTTTTTGCCGGCTCCATTAAGATCAATGGTTCCACGACGGTACTTCCTATCGCACAGAAAGCTGCTGAAGCATACATGAAAGAACATCCCGATGTGAGCATTTCTGTGTCGGGTGGGGGGTCCGGGGAAGGTATCAAGGCCATCATCGACGGGACGACCGATATTGCTGACAGCTCGCGGTTCATCAAAAACGAGGAAGTGAAACTGGCTGTTGAAAAAGGGAGCTACCCCGTTCCGTTTGCCATAGCTTATGATTGTATCGTACCGGTCGTGAACCCGGACAATTCATTAGCTGATATCACCCTTGATCAGTTGAAGGGAATCTATAAGGGCGAGATTAAAAACTGGAAAGAGATTGGGGGGCCCGA
This region of Desulforhabdus amnigena genomic DNA includes:
- a CDS encoding phosphate ABC transporter substrate-binding protein, with amino-acid sequence MLKVKWSFLSSLLLLGFAVNTVFAGSIKINGSTTVLPIAQKAAEAYMKEHPDVSISVSGGGSGEGIKAIIDGTTDIADSSRFIKNEEVKLAVEKGSYPVPFAIAYDCIVPVVNPDNSLADITLDQLKGIYKGEIKNWKEIGGPDRPIVVISRDTSSGTYEVWEEKVMKKERVFPGALLQASNGAVAQAVSKNKNAVGYLGIGYVDKNVKALTVNGIVGNEETTLNGKFPISRPLFMFTRGWPTGDTLNFINYVINPTQGQKLVKEAGFVPLY
- a CDS encoding cobalamin B12-binding domain-containing protein, which produces MEERKIRILMAKFGEGHEQAMLKLARAFGEAGFEVIYTDLQDPRAIVASAIQESVDHIGITVLHGADIVTQFKNLFDSMKEHGISYIQVTAGGLLDVKYVPQLKSLGLVEFFPKGTTYDELINWAKKNIKAVE